The following proteins come from a genomic window of Aquimarina sp. MAR_2010_214:
- a CDS encoding saccharopine dehydrogenase family protein, producing MRKILVIGAGKSTAILIKYFQDKSISENLHITIGDISIENAKKLAGDHTNTEAILLDVFDQNSREEAIQKADIVVSMLPARFHIEVAKDCLQFGKCMVTASYVSPEMQELDAKVRKKGLIFMNEIGLDPGIDHMSAMQVIDRIRNQGGKIVLFESFTGGLVAPESDTNLWNYKFTWNPRNVVIAGQGGAAEFLQEGTYKYIPYHKLFRRTEFLEVENYGRFEAYANRNSLKYQSIYGLDDILTLYRGTIRRVGFSRAWNTFVQLGMTADDYTLANSEHMSYRDFTNSFLAYSPSDSVELKLRHYLKIDQDDIMWDKLLELDLFNPNKKVGIPNATPAQILQKILMDKWTLDEEDKDMIVMYHKFGYELNGKHKQIDATMVSIGENQTYTAMARTVGLPVAMATLRILNKQITSPGVQIPIQEEVYTPILKELEEYGIIFKEKECDYLGYNPDGVKG from the coding sequence ATGCGAAAGATCTTAGTTATTGGTGCCGGTAAATCTACAGCAATCCTGATTAAATATTTTCAGGATAAATCTATCTCAGAGAATTTACACATTACGATTGGTGATATTTCTATTGAAAATGCAAAAAAATTAGCAGGTGACCACACTAATACTGAAGCAATACTTCTAGATGTTTTTGATCAAAATTCGCGAGAAGAAGCTATTCAAAAAGCAGATATTGTAGTATCAATGCTACCTGCACGTTTTCATATCGAAGTAGCTAAAGATTGCTTACAATTCGGCAAATGTATGGTCACAGCTTCTTATGTTAGTCCCGAAATGCAGGAACTTGATGCAAAAGTTCGTAAAAAAGGACTCATCTTCATGAATGAGATTGGCCTAGATCCTGGTATCGATCATATGAGTGCGATGCAAGTTATAGATCGAATCAGAAATCAAGGCGGTAAAATCGTTTTGTTTGAGTCATTTACAGGTGGTCTGGTCGCTCCCGAAAGTGATACTAATTTATGGAATTACAAATTTACATGGAACCCTCGCAATGTTGTTATTGCCGGACAAGGTGGCGCAGCAGAGTTTCTACAGGAAGGAACATATAAATACATCCCTTATCATAAATTATTCAGACGAACAGAATTTCTTGAAGTCGAAAATTATGGCCGTTTTGAAGCCTATGCAAATCGAAATTCTTTAAAATATCAAAGTATCTATGGATTAGATGATATCCTAACTCTATATAGAGGAACTATAAGAAGAGTAGGGTTTTCTAGAGCCTGGAACACCTTTGTACAATTAGGTATGACTGCCGATGATTATACTCTGGCAAATTCTGAGCATATGAGCTATCGTGATTTCACTAATTCCTTTCTTGCATATTCCCCTTCTGATTCAGTAGAACTGAAACTTCGTCATTATCTTAAGATTGATCAAGATGATATCATGTGGGATAAACTCCTGGAACTTGATCTTTTTAATCCCAACAAAAAAGTTGGTATTCCTAATGCTACCCCAGCCCAAATCCTTCAAAAAATATTGATGGATAAATGGACTTTGGATGAAGAAGATAAAGATATGATCGTGATGTATCATAAATTTGGTTATGAGCTTAATGGGAAACATAAACAGATCGATGCTACTATGGTAAGTATTGGCGAAAATCAGACTTACACCGCAATGGCCAGAACCGTAGGTTTACCGGTTGCCATGGCTACGTTACGTATTCTCAATAAACAAATTACGTCTCCCGGAGTACAGATTCCAATTCAGGAAGAAGTATATACTCCTATACTCAAAGAACTTGAAGAGTATGGCATCATATTTAAAGAGAAAGAGTGCGATTACCTTGGCTATAACCCTGATGGTGTAAAAGGATAG
- a CDS encoding Lrp/AsnC ligand binding domain-containing protein — protein MKGQNNNLKIDGIDKEILRNLMEDARRPILEIGRKVGISGAAIHQRLRKLEASGLIAGSKFIIDPKVLGYKTMAFVGVHLDKAVSNPKAVKQLRDIPEVIECHYTTGNWSIFIKILCRDNEHLMNVLNKNIQAIEGVSRTETFISLDQQIDRQIKI, from the coding sequence ATGAAAGGTCAAAACAATAACTTAAAAATTGATGGTATTGATAAAGAGATTTTACGTAATCTCATGGAAGATGCCAGAAGACCTATTCTAGAAATTGGCAGAAAAGTAGGAATATCTGGTGCTGCTATCCATCAAAGACTTCGTAAACTCGAAGCTTCTGGGCTTATTGCCGGATCAAAATTTATTATCGACCCCAAAGTACTAGGGTATAAAACAATGGCTTTTGTTGGTGTACATCTAGACAAAGCGGTAAGCAACCCAAAAGCAGTAAAGCAATTACGAGATATCCCAGAAGTAATCGAATGTCATTACACTACAGGAAACTGGTCTATTTTTATCAAAATACTTTGTAGAGACAATGAGCATTTAATGAATGTATTGAATAAAAACATTCAAGCTATAGAAGGTGTGTCTCGTACAGAGACTTTTATCTCTTTAGATCAGCAAATTGATCGTCAGATTAAAATATAA
- a CDS encoding efflux RND transporter permease subunit encodes MKEGLAGKIAKSFIGSKLTVLLMIVFMVVGVYSSFLIPREEEPQIDVPMADIFVGYPGASPTEVESRIIKPLEKLISNIKGVEYVYSTAMKEKAMVIVQFYVGEDIERSFVKLYNEINKHMDQMPQGVTMPLVKTRAIDDVPMLGLTLWSENYDDYQIKQIADELTNEIEKVNDVAITHKIGGRNRQLRVVLDKDKLSASGLDFLSVSEMIKANNQQLSAGSITKNDTEFLITTGKFLESVEDVNNLVVGVQQNQPIYLKQIATIIDGPEIPSNYVSLGFGQASEKAAMYTSEYQAVTISVAKRKGADAMKISDVIINKVEHLRTTLIPDDVHVEVTRNYGETASQKVSELLMHLIGAIIAVTLVVMLAMGWRGGLVVFLSVPVTFALTLLSYYMLDYTLNRITLFALVFVTGIVVDDSIIIAENMHRHFKMKRLPFKQAALYAINEVGNPTILATFTVIASVLPMAFVSGLMGPYMSPMPIGASIAMLLSLFVALTITPYLGFVFLREKDKKRDTVKENESRDLTDTFIYRVYSKFEIPLIENRAKRWLFLGITFLLLLGSVGLFFTKSVAVKMLPFDNKNEFQVVIDMPEGTTLERTAVVAKEIAQYLSSQPEVVNYQNYVGTSAPITFNGLVRHYDLRGGSNMADIQVNLTDKHDRSLQSHDIAKMMRPDIQEIAQKYNANVKLVEVPPGPPVLSTIVAEVYGPNYDKQIEVANEVQDILKNTTDVVDIDWMVEDDQIEYEFIIDKEKAMLYGVAPQQIAYTMNMALSNSAITNLYDEDASNQVAIVVALDEKEKSTILDISQLKIKSQRGVMIAISDLVTIQQRTLAKSIYRKNQKRVVYVMADMAGELESPVYAILGISDKLQNIALPIGYKMDELYIKQPDFEEDYTVKWDGEWQITLEVFRDLGIAFLGVIIIIYILIVGWFQNFKAPVVMMVAIPLSLVGIVLGHWVMGAFFTATSFIGMIALAGIMVRNSVLLIDFVNLRLAEGVPIKQAVIEAGAVRTTPILLTAGTVVIGAFVILFDPIFQGLAISLMGGTIVSTVLTLLVVPLVYYMIERKNYK; translated from the coding sequence TTGTGGGCTATCCCGGAGCTAGCCCTACAGAAGTAGAGTCGCGTATTATTAAACCATTAGAAAAATTGATTTCTAATATTAAAGGTGTAGAATATGTGTATTCTACTGCTATGAAGGAGAAAGCAATGGTGATTGTTCAATTTTATGTGGGTGAAGATATAGAGCGTTCGTTTGTAAAACTCTATAACGAAATCAATAAGCATATGGATCAAATGCCACAAGGCGTTACGATGCCTTTGGTAAAAACACGTGCGATTGATGATGTGCCAATGCTGGGTCTAACCTTGTGGAGCGAAAATTATGATGACTATCAAATCAAGCAAATTGCCGATGAACTTACGAATGAGATTGAAAAAGTAAATGATGTCGCTATCACACATAAAATAGGAGGTCGTAATCGACAGCTACGTGTAGTGCTTGATAAAGATAAATTATCTGCGAGCGGTTTGGATTTCTTGTCTGTTTCTGAAATGATTAAGGCTAATAATCAACAATTAAGTGCAGGAAGTATTACTAAAAATGATACTGAATTTTTAATCACAACAGGCAAGTTTTTAGAATCGGTTGAAGATGTAAATAATTTAGTGGTAGGAGTACAACAAAATCAGCCTATTTATCTCAAGCAAATCGCAACAATTATAGATGGTCCAGAAATACCAAGTAATTATGTGTCTTTAGGATTTGGGCAAGCGAGTGAAAAAGCTGCAATGTATACATCAGAATACCAGGCTGTAACTATTTCTGTAGCTAAAAGAAAAGGAGCAGATGCTATGAAAATTTCTGATGTGATCATAAATAAAGTAGAACACTTACGCACTACATTAATCCCTGATGATGTACATGTCGAAGTAACCCGAAATTATGGAGAAACAGCGTCTCAAAAGGTGTCAGAATTATTAATGCATCTAATAGGAGCTATTATTGCGGTAACGCTAGTGGTAATGTTGGCAATGGGCTGGCGCGGAGGGCTGGTGGTGTTTTTGTCGGTTCCTGTGACTTTTGCATTAACATTGTTAAGCTACTATATGCTCGATTATACATTAAACCGTATTACATTATTTGCATTAGTTTTTGTTACCGGAATTGTAGTAGATGACTCCATTATTATTGCCGAAAATATGCATAGGCATTTTAAGATGAAACGTCTGCCCTTTAAACAAGCAGCCTTATATGCGATTAATGAGGTAGGAAACCCAACCATTTTGGCAACATTTACAGTTATTGCTTCTGTATTGCCTATGGCTTTTGTATCTGGGTTAATGGGGCCTTATATGAGTCCAATGCCTATAGGTGCATCTATTGCAATGTTATTATCTCTTTTTGTTGCCTTAACCATAACACCGTATCTGGGCTTTGTTTTTTTACGTGAGAAAGATAAGAAAAGAGATACGGTAAAAGAGAATGAAAGTAGAGATCTTACAGATACTTTTATTTATAGGGTGTATTCAAAATTTGAAATTCCATTGATAGAAAACCGAGCAAAAAGGTGGTTGTTTTTAGGGATAACTTTCTTATTACTATTAGGATCTGTTGGGTTGTTTTTTACCAAATCAGTGGCAGTCAAAATGCTGCCTTTTGATAATAAAAATGAATTTCAGGTTGTTATAGATATGCCAGAAGGTACAACATTAGAACGTACTGCAGTGGTAGCAAAAGAAATTGCACAGTATCTATCTTCACAACCAGAAGTGGTAAATTATCAAAATTATGTAGGAACATCAGCTCCTATAACTTTTAATGGCCTGGTACGTCATTATGATTTACGTGGAGGAAGCAATATGGCAGATATACAGGTAAATCTTACCGATAAGCATGATAGAAGTTTACAAAGTCATGATATCGCTAAAATGATGCGCCCTGATATTCAGGAAATTGCTCAAAAATATAATGCCAATGTAAAATTAGTTGAAGTGCCACCGGGACCACCTGTGTTATCTACCATTGTTGCCGAAGTTTATGGGCCTAATTATGATAAGCAAATTGAAGTTGCTAATGAAGTTCAGGACATCTTAAAAAATACTACAGACGTAGTAGATATCGATTGGATGGTCGAAGATGATCAGATAGAATATGAGTTTATCATCGATAAAGAAAAGGCAATGCTATATGGTGTAGCGCCTCAACAAATAGCATATACAATGAATATGGCACTCTCTAACAGCGCTATTACTAATTTGTATGATGAGGATGCTTCTAACCAGGTAGCAATTGTAGTGGCACTAGACGAAAAAGAGAAATCAACTATACTAGATATTTCGCAATTAAAGATAAAATCACAACGAGGAGTGATGATTGCGATTAGTGATTTGGTTACGATCCAGCAACGTACACTTGCAAAAAGTATTTACCGTAAAAACCAAAAACGTGTAGTGTATGTAATGGCAGATATGGCTGGTGAATTAGAAAGTCCGGTGTATGCGATCCTGGGAATATCTGATAAATTACAAAACATAGCCCTGCCTATAGGTTATAAAATGGATGAATTATATATAAAACAGCCTGATTTTGAAGAGGATTATACGGTAAAGTGGGATGGAGAATGGCAAATTACTCTTGAGGTTTTTAGAGACCTCGGAATTGCGTTTTTAGGTGTTATCATTATCATTTATATCCTAATTGTGGGCTGGTTTCAAAATTTTAAAGCACCAGTAGTGATGATGGTTGCAATACCATTGTCACTGGTCGGAATTGTTTTAGGACATTGGGTTATGGGAGCGTTTTTTACTGCAACATCTTTTATTGGAATGATAGCACTTGCAGGAATTATGGTTCGAAACTCGGTTTTGTTAATCGATTTTGTAAACCTTCGATTAGCTGAAGGTGTTCCTATAAAACAGGCTGTAATTGAAGCTGGAGCGGTACGTACTACACCTATTTTGCTAACTGCTGGTACCGTGGTTATTGGTGCTTTTGTGATTCTATTTGATCCAATTTTTCAAGGCTTGGCGATCTCGCTAATGGGAGGAACGATAGTATCAACAGTATTAACCCTATTGGTGGTGCCTTTAGTATACTATATGATTGAACGTAAAAACTATAAATAA
- a CDS encoding DUF423 domain-containing protein yields MDKISANKTILITGAVLGLLAVLLGAFGAHGLKKLVDPESIDSFTTGVRYQMYHAIVCIILGNMSVLEEVTRKRIFYFFMGGITLFSGSIYLLVIDEVLGISLSSIGFITPLGGLLLILGWFFLVISLVKIK; encoded by the coding sequence ATGGATAAAATATCAGCAAACAAAACAATTTTGATTACCGGTGCGGTGTTAGGATTATTAGCAGTACTATTAGGAGCTTTTGGTGCTCACGGACTGAAAAAATTAGTTGATCCAGAGAGTATCGACTCTTTTACTACCGGAGTACGATATCAAATGTATCACGCTATCGTTTGTATTATTTTGGGAAATATGTCTGTTTTAGAAGAAGTTACCAGAAAGCGCATTTTTTATTTTTTTATGGGGGGAATAACCCTTTTTTCAGGGTCAATATACCTTTTGGTGATCGATGAGGTTTTAGGGATTTCTCTGTCAAGCATTGGTTTTATTACCCCTTTGGGAGGTCTATTGTTGATACTTGGGTGGTTTTTCTTAGTGATTTCATTAGTGAAGATTAAGTGA
- the pckA gene encoding phosphoenolpyruvate carboxykinase (ATP): MEPLYPTTKTFSLKNYGIENATMRYQLSSENLQEEVVQKGQGKITESGALAINTGEFTGRSPMDRFIVKDHITQDKVWWGDINIPFDQNAFDALYDKVTNYLSGKEVFVRDSYACADPEYKLNIRVVNEYPWSNMFAYNMFLRPENKELESFDPDWLIVNAPGFMADPKVDGTRQHNFAILNFSKKIALIGGTGYTGEIKKGIFSALNFILPVERNCLPMHCSANEGEDGKTALFFGLSGTGKTTLSTDPKRKLIGDDEHAWTEEDTVFNFEGGCYAKVIDLSSEKEPEIYSAIKKGALLENIMIDDNGVVDYTDSSITQNTRVSYPIDHIENIKVPSRGKTVTNIFFLTADAFGVLPPISKLTKEQASYHFISGYTAKVAGTEAGVNEPLPSFSACFGAPFMPLHPKEYGDMLMGKIEKTGANVWLVNTGWTGGAYGTGNRMKLKYTRAMINAALEGKLDDVTYITDNHFDLSMPESCPDVPSDILNPRNTWADKEAYDTKAGELVNSFKKNFKQFE; encoded by the coding sequence ATGGAACCACTGTATCCAACTACGAAAACGTTTTCGTTAAAGAATTACGGTATTGAAAATGCTACAATGCGCTACCAATTATCTTCTGAAAACCTTCAGGAAGAAGTAGTACAAAAAGGTCAAGGGAAAATTACCGAATCAGGTGCGCTAGCAATTAACACGGGCGAATTTACTGGTCGATCCCCTATGGATCGTTTTATTGTTAAAGATCATATCACACAAGATAAAGTGTGGTGGGGAGATATTAATATTCCTTTTGATCAAAATGCATTCGATGCATTGTATGATAAAGTAACAAATTATCTTTCAGGAAAGGAAGTATTTGTGCGTGATAGCTATGCATGTGCCGATCCAGAATATAAATTAAATATTCGGGTAGTTAATGAATATCCCTGGTCTAATATGTTTGCATATAACATGTTTTTAAGACCAGAAAACAAAGAATTAGAATCCTTTGATCCTGATTGGTTGATCGTTAATGCGCCTGGCTTTATGGCAGATCCAAAAGTAGATGGTACACGACAGCATAATTTTGCAATCCTTAATTTTTCTAAAAAAATAGCCTTAATTGGAGGAACTGGATATACTGGTGAGATAAAGAAAGGGATTTTCTCTGCTTTAAATTTTATTCTTCCTGTAGAACGTAATTGTTTACCAATGCATTGCTCTGCAAATGAAGGAGAAGATGGTAAAACTGCTTTGTTTTTTGGGTTATCAGGAACAGGTAAAACTACCTTGTCTACAGATCCTAAGAGAAAACTGATAGGAGATGATGAGCACGCCTGGACAGAAGAAGACACGGTATTTAATTTTGAAGGAGGATGCTATGCCAAGGTAATAGATCTTTCTTCAGAAAAAGAACCTGAAATATATAGTGCTATTAAAAAAGGAGCACTATTAGAAAACATAATGATAGATGATAATGGAGTTGTAGATTATACAGATTCCAGTATTACTCAAAATACAAGAGTAAGTTATCCGATTGATCATATAGAAAATATCAAAGTACCTAGTAGAGGTAAAACCGTGACCAATATCTTTTTCCTTACGGCAGATGCTTTTGGTGTATTGCCTCCTATCTCTAAGCTAACCAAGGAGCAAGCTTCTTATCATTTTATTAGTGGTTATACCGCTAAAGTAGCAGGTACCGAAGCGGGAGTTAATGAGCCGTTACCAAGTTTTTCTGCTTGTTTTGGAGCTCCTTTTATGCCGTTACACCCCAAAGAATACGGTGATATGCTAATGGGAAAAATTGAAAAGACTGGAGCTAATGTTTGGTTGGTAAACACTGGATGGACCGGTGGAGCATATGGAACAGGGAATCGAATGAAATTGAAATATACTCGTGCAATGATCAATGCAGCTTTAGAAGGTAAGCTTGATGATGTAACTTATATTACTGATAATCATTTTGATCTTAGTATGCCAGAAAGTTGTCCTGATGTGCCTTCAGATATTTTGAATCCAAGAAATACATGGGCAGATAAAGAAGCTTATGACACTAAGGCTGGAGAGTTGGTAAATTCTTTCAAAAAGAATTTTAAACAATTTGAATAA
- a CDS encoding DUF2892 domain-containing protein has protein sequence MINRYIRAIAGVFVVISVLLGMYVNQNWLWFTIFVGANLLQSSFTKWCLMEDILRKLGVHKEGNCCAED, from the coding sequence ATGATCAATAGATATATAAGAGCCATTGCTGGCGTTTTTGTAGTGATAAGTGTACTTTTAGGAATGTACGTTAATCAAAACTGGTTATGGTTTACCATTTTTGTAGGCGCTAATCTGTTACAGTCTTCTTTTACAAAATGGTGTTTAATGGAAGATATTTTGCGCAAGTTAGGAGTGCATAAAGAAGGGAATTGTTGCGCTGAAGATTAG